The following proteins are encoded in a genomic region of Leptospira langatensis:
- a CDS encoding TIGR04282 family arsenosugar biosynthesis glycosyltransferase yields the protein MKGPILHIFLKNPVPGKVKTRLAKEIGEEAALEVYQALVEKTREACKGVDVTKVLWFDSYLPNPSDLGSWGHSPLHIRLQQGKDLGEKMRNAFLYSFQNGATLSVLIGSDCPELDTLHIREAFQILENKDVILGPAKDGGYYLVGLQSDTPELFHGIEWSTETVFSRSLEKMQWARKQVGLLPVLSDLDDGKDLEYFESKGVLDWKKPNA from the coding sequence ATGAAAGGCCCAATACTGCATATATTCTTAAAGAACCCAGTGCCTGGGAAAGTAAAGACCAGGCTTGCTAAAGAAATAGGCGAAGAAGCAGCACTGGAAGTCTACCAGGCTCTTGTAGAAAAAACAAGAGAAGCTTGCAAGGGAGTGGATGTGACCAAGGTACTTTGGTTCGATTCCTATCTTCCCAATCCTTCCGATCTAGGAAGCTGGGGTCATTCCCCTCTACATATTCGTCTCCAACAAGGCAAGGATCTAGGCGAGAAGATGAGGAATGCATTTCTGTATTCTTTTCAAAATGGAGCCACCTTATCCGTGTTAATCGGTAGCGACTGCCCTGAGTTAGACACTCTTCATATTCGAGAAGCATTCCAGATATTAGAAAATAAGGATGTGATCCTCGGACCGGCAAAAGACGGAGGATATTATTTAGTTGGTCTGCAGTCGGACACTCCCGAGCTTTTTCATGGAATAGAATGGAGCACCGAAACGGTGTTTTCCAGAAGTTTGGAAAAAATGCAATGGGCTCGCAAGCAAGTTGGACTTCTTCCGGTTTTATCCGACTTGGACGACGGCAAGGATCTGGAGTATTTCGAATCCAAGGGAGTCTTGGATTGGAAAAAACCCAATGCGTAA
- a CDS encoding ArsR/SmtB family transcription factor encodes MHDVFRALADPIRRELLDMLYKKDGQSLGQLCGSMSIRRQSVSQHLEILEEANLIVTLKRGREKIHYLNPAPIHEISERWLKKYERKRLQALQELKESLEGPKK; translated from the coding sequence ATGCACGACGTGTTTCGGGCTCTTGCTGACCCGATCCGAAGGGAATTACTGGATATGCTCTATAAAAAGGACGGCCAGAGCTTAGGGCAGCTCTGCGGATCCATGTCGATCCGCAGGCAATCCGTTTCCCAGCACTTGGAGATCCTAGAAGAGGCAAACCTGATCGTTACTCTGAAAAGAGGAAGGGAGAAGATCCATTATCTCAATCCTGCACCTATTCATGAGATCTCTGAACGTTGGCTAAAGAAATATGAGAGAAAAAGACTGCAAGCATTGCAGGAGCTCAAGGAATCGTTGGAGGGTCCTAAGAAATGA
- a CDS encoding SRPBCC family protein — protein MKTVTDIKFVYSTYISSSPEKVWEALTSAEFSKKYWFGRAIEGEWKEGGAVRFIDPEGRPEIVGTILKCEKPLLLSYTWAISPDHPFLEKVKDRLEEENAPTKVSFILKKMKQGLTKLTILHEDLLPKDIVEDSDTFFGLNNGWPAILSSLKSLLETGKAIEYDLSE, from the coding sequence ATGAAAACTGTTACCGATATAAAATTCGTATATAGCACCTATATCTCCTCTTCGCCGGAAAAGGTATGGGAGGCTTTGACCAGCGCCGAATTCTCTAAGAAGTATTGGTTCGGTAGGGCCATCGAAGGGGAATGGAAGGAAGGCGGTGCAGTCCGGTTCATCGACCCGGAGGGAAGGCCCGAGATCGTAGGCACTATTTTAAAATGCGAGAAACCACTTCTTCTTTCCTATACCTGGGCGATTAGCCCGGATCATCCCTTCTTGGAGAAAGTAAAGGATAGATTGGAAGAAGAGAACGCGCCCACTAAGGTAAGTTTTATCTTAAAGAAAATGAAACAAGGACTGACCAAGCTTACCATTCTGCACGAAGATCTTCTTCCTAAGGACATTGTGGAAGATAGCGATACATTCTTCGGATTGAATAACGGATGGCCTGCAATCCTTTCTTCTTTGAAAAGCCTCTTGGAAACCGGAAAAGCGATCGAATACGATCTCTCCGAATAA
- a CDS encoding sterol desaturase family protein, protein MEKINLITIAIPFFFLLIGMELAFSWFHKGKLYRLNDSINDLSAGISSEIFGIIFKTIKFFAYIWIYENWKLFDLPSWPSEPAAWMPTGEVWGISAGSWSWIIVLGVWVACFVLYDLAYYWSHRLSHEVNFLWAGHVVHHQSEEYNLTVALRQASFHGLFTWIFYVPLALLGFSPIVMVLNGQLNLIYQFWIHTKAVDKLPSWFEAIFNTPSHHRVHHGINPKYIDRNHGGTLIVFDKWFGTFQKEEETPVYGTVKPLRSFNPIWANVHYWVEMVEQAWKSPRFIDKIKVFFAMPGWRPQELGGQYPIPEVDVKTFKKYDITLPKALTAYALTWFVVTLVGTFAMLVKINSIPTNIQYIIFFFSILSLTTIGAIFDLKRWALYLEPVRVLLLVYTAYGLGFPSTFLMVAAGIGLASLVWFFSQRHAFSIWKEIDPVKEMGRRAA, encoded by the coding sequence ATGGAAAAAATAAATCTAATTACAATCGCGATTCCGTTCTTCTTCTTACTTATTGGTATGGAGTTAGCCTTTTCTTGGTTTCATAAAGGGAAGTTATACCGACTTAACGATTCTATCAACGATCTAAGCGCTGGGATCTCTAGCGAGATCTTCGGGATCATCTTCAAGACCATTAAGTTTTTTGCATATATTTGGATATATGAGAATTGGAAGCTGTTTGACCTTCCGTCTTGGCCAAGCGAACCCGCTGCTTGGATGCCTACCGGAGAAGTCTGGGGCATTTCTGCTGGTTCTTGGTCCTGGATCATCGTTTTGGGAGTCTGGGTCGCCTGCTTTGTACTCTATGACCTGGCGTATTATTGGAGCCATAGACTTAGCCATGAGGTGAATTTTCTCTGGGCCGGACATGTGGTCCATCACCAAAGTGAGGAATACAATCTAACCGTAGCCTTACGTCAGGCGAGCTTTCATGGTTTGTTCACTTGGATCTTCTATGTTCCCTTGGCGCTCTTAGGTTTTTCTCCGATCGTCATGGTATTGAACGGACAACTCAATTTGATCTATCAATTTTGGATCCACACTAAGGCAGTAGATAAACTTCCTTCTTGGTTCGAAGCGATTTTCAACACTCCTTCTCATCATAGAGTGCATCATGGGATCAATCCGAAATACATCGATAGGAACCATGGCGGGACCTTGATCGTATTCGACAAATGGTTTGGAACCTTCCAAAAAGAAGAAGAGACTCCGGTATATGGAACGGTAAAACCTCTTCGTAGTTTCAATCCGATCTGGGCCAACGTTCACTATTGGGTGGAGATGGTGGAGCAAGCCTGGAAAAGCCCTCGTTTCATCGACAAGATCAAGGTATTCTTTGCGATGCCGGGCTGGAGACCTCAGGAATTGGGCGGACAATACCCGATCCCGGAAGTGGATGTAAAAACATTCAAAAAATATGATATTACCCTTCCCAAGGCGCTTACCGCTTATGCTTTGACCTGGTTCGTTGTCACTTTGGTTGGGACCTTCGCGATGCTCGTAAAGATCAATTCCATTCCTACGAACATACAGTATATCATCTTCTTCTTTAGCATTTTATCTCTGACTACTATTGGTGCCATCTTCGATCTGAAACGTTGGGCATTGTATTTAGAACCTGTCCGAGTTCTTTTACTGGTCTATACCGCTTACGGATTGGGATTTCCTTCTACCTTTCTTATGGTGGCAGCTGGGATCGGACTCGCTTCCTTGGTTTGGTTCTTCTCCCAAAGACATGCGTTCTCTATCTGGAAAGAGATCGATCCTGTTAAAGAAATGGGACGCAGAGCGGCGTAA
- a CDS encoding alpha-E domain-containing protein — translation MLSRVAESVYWMNRYMERAENYSRFLDVNFQLSLDLNEDSNRQWMPLVYTTGDNELFFRKYNSPSKENIIHFMSLDTENPNSIMNCLIRARENARTIRENISTPMWEVINEFYLTIKSKRRFDESDMPGIAEFFKAIRNQCLLFYGCQEATISHDEVWHFALLGRLLERADKTTRILDMKYFILLPSGENTGSTLDLIQWLSLLKSASAHEMFNRFYTRITPKSIAEFLILDKIFPRAIRFCLSKTFDSLKTLSGTEKDSYGEETEKKVGVLLSEMNYASIDEIFTSGMHEYLDQLQVRLNGIASQLDETYFRN, via the coding sequence ATGCTAAGCCGAGTCGCCGAATCCGTATATTGGATGAATCGCTATATGGAGAGAGCGGAGAATTATTCGCGTTTCTTGGACGTGAATTTTCAGCTTTCTCTGGACCTGAATGAAGACTCCAATCGCCAATGGATGCCGCTAGTCTATACTACCGGTGATAACGAACTATTCTTCCGCAAATACAATTCTCCTAGTAAGGAAAACATAATACACTTTATGAGCTTGGATACGGAGAATCCGAATTCCATCATGAATTGTTTGATTCGTGCCAGAGAGAATGCGAGGACGATCCGGGAGAATATTTCCACTCCAATGTGGGAAGTGATCAACGAATTCTATCTCACGATCAAATCCAAGAGACGGTTTGATGAATCCGATATGCCTGGCATTGCCGAATTCTTCAAGGCGATCCGGAACCAATGTCTCTTATTCTACGGTTGCCAAGAGGCTACTATCTCTCACGACGAGGTTTGGCATTTTGCTCTGCTTGGGAGATTGCTTGAGAGAGCGGATAAGACTACGCGTATCCTGGATATGAAATATTTTATCCTACTCCCTTCCGGAGAAAATACGGGTTCGACTTTGGATCTGATCCAATGGCTATCCCTTTTGAAGTCGGCAAGTGCTCATGAGATGTTCAATCGCTTCTACACTAGGATCACTCCTAAGAGTATCGCAGAATTCCTGATCTTGGATAAGATCTTTCCGAGAGCGATCCGATTCTGCCTCTCTAAGACCTTCGATAGTTTGAAGACCTTAAGCGGTACCGAAAAGGATAGCTATGGAGAAGAGACTGAGAAGAAGGTGGGAGTCCTTCTCTCCGAAATGAATTATGCTTCCATTGACGAGATCTTTACTTCGGGAATGCACGAATATCTGGATCAGTTGCAGGTCCGATTGAACGGGATCGCTTCCCAGTTGGACGAAACATATTTTAGAAATTAA
- a CDS encoding ABC transporter substrate-binding protein, whose protein sequence is MLFAEEAQAPAENPSPSPEVSVEEQTLAAVKKLIGFIRYKKNDKALALIHVGKFSDKLLAGHKISAADRKDFEDAIGEYIINKAFPIALKYFDKIDITYEKPSVNGTNARIGSSILYKGSDQIKFAWILSEVEGAWYISDFETEGKLATEINRVKNIDPSIKKNGVKGTIELVRKAAKN, encoded by the coding sequence ATTCTATTCGCCGAAGAGGCCCAGGCTCCCGCTGAAAATCCGTCTCCTTCTCCCGAAGTCTCAGTAGAAGAGCAAACGTTAGCCGCTGTTAAGAAACTCATCGGTTTTATTCGATATAAAAAGAATGATAAGGCTTTGGCTCTCATCCATGTGGGAAAATTCTCCGATAAACTCTTGGCTGGTCATAAGATCTCCGCTGCAGACAGAAAGGATTTCGAAGATGCGATCGGGGAATATATCATAAACAAGGCCTTCCCTATCGCACTCAAGTACTTCGACAAGATAGATATTACGTATGAAAAACCGAGCGTGAACGGGACAAACGCAAGGATCGGTTCCTCTATCCTATACAAAGGATCGGACCAGATCAAGTTTGCATGGATCCTCTCCGAAGTGGAAGGTGCTTGGTATATTAGCGATTTTGAAACGGAAGGTAAGCTTGCCACCGAGATCAACCGTGTGAAGAACATAGATCCTTCTATCAAGAAAAACGGGGTCAAGGGCACGATCGAATTGGTTCGTAAAGCAGCTAAAAACTGA
- a CDS encoding circularly permuted type 2 ATP-grasp protein, whose product MLLTNYQTDSFYDEMFSEEGGIRQSYHILKSRIEGMDDKELLSRKASAEKALLSLGITFNVYGDEEEEERIMPFDIIPRIVTAYEWKKMEEGLKQRIRALNLFIQDIYGDEKIIKDGIIPAEIVYSSSGYLKECKGLVPPKGIWIHITGTDLVRDGDGQMLVLEDNLRCPSGVSYVLENREVMKKTFPELFASLSVRPIYDYPIRLRGMLEHLSDKSNPNIAVLTPGIYNSAYYEHSFLASRMGVSLVEGTDLTVRDDKLYMRTTKGLKQVDILYRRIDDNFLDPKVFRKDSMLGVPGLFEVFKKGNVALANAPGTGVADDKVIYSYVPDFIKYYLGEDPIIPNVPTYLCSREKDLNYVCENIGNLVVKAANGAGGYGMIIGPVASQKEKEEFVAKVKADPRNYIAQPVLSLSRIPTLIEDKLEGRHVDLRPFILYGEEIYVMPGGLTRVALRRGSLVVNSSQGGGSKDTWVMG is encoded by the coding sequence ATGCTCCTGACAAACTATCAAACGGATTCTTTTTACGATGAAATGTTCTCCGAGGAAGGCGGGATTCGCCAGAGTTATCATATTCTGAAATCCCGGATCGAGGGGATGGACGATAAAGAACTTCTGAGCAGGAAGGCTTCCGCAGAAAAGGCACTTCTTTCTCTCGGGATCACATTCAATGTCTACGGAGACGAGGAAGAAGAAGAAAGGATCATGCCTTTCGATATCATTCCGCGTATCGTCACCGCTTACGAATGGAAAAAAATGGAAGAGGGCTTGAAGCAAAGAATTCGTGCCCTGAATCTTTTCATCCAAGATATTTATGGAGATGAGAAGATCATCAAGGACGGGATCATTCCCGCGGAGATCGTCTATAGTAGTTCCGGTTATTTAAAGGAATGTAAGGGGCTCGTTCCACCTAAAGGGATCTGGATCCATATTACTGGGACCGACCTTGTCCGTGACGGGGATGGGCAAATGCTCGTTCTGGAAGATAACCTTCGTTGCCCTTCCGGTGTTTCCTATGTATTAGAAAATCGTGAAGTAATGAAGAAAACATTCCCGGAATTATTCGCGAGTCTTTCTGTGCGTCCTATTTACGACTATCCGATCCGTCTTCGGGGAATGTTGGAGCATCTCTCCGACAAATCCAATCCGAATATCGCCGTTCTTACCCCTGGGATCTATAACTCCGCTTATTATGAGCATAGCTTCCTTGCGTCCCGCATGGGAGTCTCCTTGGTAGAAGGTACCGATCTTACTGTCCGGGACGACAAGCTCTACATGAGAACAACCAAAGGATTGAAGCAAGTCGACATTCTCTATCGCAGGATAGATGATAATTTCCTGGATCCTAAGGTCTTCCGTAAGGATTCCATGCTTGGTGTTCCGGGCCTCTTTGAAGTATTTAAAAAAGGAAATGTTGCTCTTGCAAACGCTCCTGGGACAGGGGTTGCTGATGATAAGGTGATCTATTCCTATGTTCCTGATTTTATTAAGTACTATCTGGGAGAGGATCCTATCATCCCGAATGTTCCTACTTACCTTTGTTCCAGAGAGAAGGATCTGAACTACGTTTGCGAGAATATCGGCAATCTGGTTGTAAAGGCGGCTAACGGAGCTGGCGGATATGGAATGATCATAGGTCCAGTCGCAAGCCAAAAAGAGAAGGAAGAATTCGTGGCCAAGGTAAAAGCCGATCCACGCAATTATATAGCTCAGCCTGTGCTTAGTCTTTCTCGTATCCCTACATTGATCGAGGATAAATTGGAAGGGCGACATGTGGATCTAAGACCCTTTATTCTCTATGGGGAAGAGATCTATGTCATGCCTGGAGGATTGACGAGGGTCGCCTTGAGAAGGGGATCTTTGGTGGTAAATTCATCTCAGGGTGGAGGATCCAAAGATACCTGGGTAATGGGTTGA
- a CDS encoding LIC_12337 family protein, with amino-acid sequence MKKNIQKVLHKTALVLFIFFAISSGFKFDTVSQKDASPFPLSLKFGLLQPLHASADDWGFVRQSATWARGNSLFMDDIIAGIESNTLLVAAASGSTVTATNMKVGDGGGVFDVRLTLNNSGAEFSPTSTVYTGTKTFSNYFELKVTGTSTIALQFYWDNNPRDPSTQGALLLYNLALVAPDLWTATANIESYVYMPDLANDTTNTYTSYPLQGLIQTYSWSGPLGTDSELSKHAQRGRVILEEMDNRTVFCFKTVVRIDATTDLFPTIPSFSSKGLCQPGGTSNEYYKLAYSQKLTGDLNVTAKEGWDEGTIAASGTDTICGIGGTSLSYGLFNFNGFVRDHVAGTDIPSDYVPSSRVDLLYGRVGGQGKTGSGDANGVLWDDTTQATIDGLSVSFQTPPGQVGSLIPIN; translated from the coding sequence ATGAAAAAGAATATTCAAAAAGTCTTACATAAGACTGCTTTAGTCCTCTTTATTTTCTTTGCGATCAGTTCCGGATTTAAATTCGATACTGTCTCCCAAAAAGACGCGAGTCCTTTTCCTCTCTCTTTGAAGTTTGGGCTTTTGCAGCCCTTGCACGCTTCTGCGGATGATTGGGGATTTGTGAGACAATCTGCCACCTGGGCCAGAGGAAATTCCCTCTTCATGGACGATATCATTGCAGGGATTGAATCGAATACCTTGCTTGTCGCAGCCGCGAGTGGTAGCACTGTAACGGCTACCAATATGAAGGTGGGTGACGGAGGAGGGGTTTTTGATGTTCGATTGACATTGAATAATTCAGGAGCCGAATTTTCTCCCACCTCAACCGTATACACAGGAACAAAGACATTCTCGAATTATTTCGAATTGAAGGTAACCGGAACTTCTACGATAGCACTCCAATTCTATTGGGACAATAATCCGAGAGATCCTTCTACCCAAGGAGCATTATTGCTTTATAATTTAGCTTTGGTCGCTCCGGATCTTTGGACGGCGACTGCGAATATTGAAAGCTACGTGTACATGCCGGATTTGGCAAACGATACTACTAACACGTATACATCCTATCCTCTCCAAGGTTTGATCCAAACTTATTCTTGGTCGGGACCCTTGGGCACAGATTCGGAATTATCTAAGCATGCTCAAAGAGGCAGGGTGATCTTGGAAGAAATGGACAACCGGACTGTTTTCTGTTTCAAGACGGTAGTCCGTATTGATGCGACTACAGACCTATTTCCGACCATTCCTTCATTCTCCAGTAAGGGGCTTTGCCAACCCGGTGGAACTTCTAACGAATATTATAAATTGGCCTACAGCCAGAAGTTGACAGGAGATCTAAACGTAACCGCGAAAGAAGGATGGGACGAGGGAACCATCGCCGCTTCCGGAACGGATACGATCTGCGGAATCGGCGGGACCAGTCTTAGTTATGGTCTGTTCAATTTCAATGGGTTCGTTCGGGATCATGTAGCTGGTACAGATATTCCTTCTGATTATGTGCCTTCTTCCAGAGTGGACTTACTCTATGGAAGAGTCGGTGGTCAGGGTAAAACTGGAAGTGGTGACGCGAATGGTGTCCTTTGGGACGATACTACTCAGGCTACGATCGACGGCTTAAGTGTTTCCTTTCAAACTCCTCCCGGACAGGTCGGCTCTCTCATTCCGATCAACTAG
- a CDS encoding saccharopine dehydrogenase family protein: MAISKWMIYGANGYTGELIARRAVSRGQKPVLAGRSESRIAELAKELRLEYKVFDLKDPEEIAKNIRSFQLVLHCAGPFVLTSEPMAKACIAEKVHYLDITGEIPVYESLQKLGKDAEKAGVLLLPGVGFDIVPTDCLASSLKKSLPNAKGLELAFVGLSEVSPGTMKSALAQLPYGSKARRNGEMVVLPHLSTSREVQAGGRSYKVFGIPWGDVFTAYISTGIPNIDVYTDIPESQVKALRYMKPALSLLKVPFVLKAVQALVGKTIKGPGESVRTNTMTTVWGEVRTEDGKRSNRILECKEGYEFTIESSLAAVSKVLAGKGGKGFKTPSLAFGADFVLEIPGSKWTNLPN; encoded by the coding sequence ATGGCAATTTCAAAATGGATGATCTACGGAGCGAACGGTTACACGGGGGAGCTCATTGCAAGAAGAGCAGTTTCTCGAGGACAGAAACCTGTGTTAGCAGGAAGGAGCGAATCTAGGATCGCTGAACTCGCAAAAGAACTTCGATTGGAGTACAAAGTATTCGATCTTAAGGATCCTGAGGAAATTGCCAAGAATATTCGGTCCTTCCAATTGGTCTTGCATTGTGCCGGTCCATTTGTGCTTACCTCCGAGCCGATGGCCAAGGCCTGCATCGCAGAAAAAGTGCATTACTTAGATATCACAGGAGAGATCCCGGTCTACGAATCCTTACAGAAATTAGGAAAGGATGCGGAGAAGGCGGGAGTCCTTCTTCTGCCAGGAGTGGGATTCGATATCGTTCCTACGGATTGTTTGGCTTCTTCTTTAAAGAAATCCCTTCCGAATGCGAAAGGATTGGAGCTTGCCTTTGTGGGTTTAAGCGAAGTCTCTCCGGGGACAATGAAGAGTGCGCTTGCGCAGCTTCCCTATGGCTCAAAGGCGAGAAGGAATGGCGAGATGGTGGTCCTTCCTCATTTGAGTACGAGTCGAGAGGTCCAGGCGGGAGGGAGATCCTACAAAGTCTTCGGGATCCCTTGGGGAGATGTTTTCACTGCCTATATCTCGACCGGGATACCGAATATAGATGTGTACACGGATATTCCGGAGAGCCAGGTCAAGGCACTGCGTTATATGAAACCGGCCCTATCCTTATTAAAAGTGCCCTTTGTTTTAAAAGCTGTCCAGGCCTTGGTCGGAAAAACGATCAAAGGACCAGGGGAATCGGTTCGCACCAATACCATGACTACGGTCTGGGGAGAAGTGCGCACGGAAGACGGAAAGAGATCCAATCGAATCCTAGAATGCAAAGAAGGATACGAGTTCACGATAGAATCTTCCTTGGCTGCTGTCTCAAAAGTTTTGGCGGGGAAGGGAGGAAAAGGATTCAAGACCCCAAGTCTTGCGTTCGGAGCGGATTTTGTTTTGGAGATCCCCGGTTCTAAGTGGACGAATCTTCCCAACTGA